One Acanthochromis polyacanthus isolate Apoly-LR-REF ecotype Palm Island chromosome 6, KAUST_Apoly_ChrSc, whole genome shotgun sequence DNA segment encodes these proteins:
- the taf11 gene encoding transcription initiation factor TFIID subunit 11 has protein sequence MADPARIKSEGAPERTSSANEEHPKSEETENVSASEKPANEKELSSQDQPKQEVKLETAAVVEDEEEGSSGQPSSKRLKVEPEKKKEKRHKVDEDEIQKMQVLVSSFSEEQLNRYEMYRRSAFPKAAIKRLIQSITGSSVSQNVVIAMSGIAKVFAGEIVEEALDVCEKWGDTPPLQPKHMREAVRRLKSRDQIPNTKYKNILFH, from the exons GCACCTGAAAGGACAAGTTCTGCTAACGAAGAGCATCCTAAATCAGAGGAAACGGAAAATGTATCTGCCTCAGAAAAACCTGCAAATGAAAAAGAGTTGTCCTCGCAAGATCAGCCAAAACAGGAGGTTAAACTG gaaacagcagcagtagtagaagATGAGGAAGAAGGATCCTCCGGCCAGCCTTCTTCCAaaagactgaaggtggaaccagagaagaaaaaggagaagcgCCACAAGGTTGATGAAGATGAAATCCAAAAGATGCA ggTGTTGGTGTCGTCCTTTTCTGAAGAGCAGCTGAATCGCTACGAGATGTACAGGCGCTCTGCCTTTCCTAAGGCTGCCATTAAGAGG CTGATCCAGTCCATAACAGGATCATCAGTGTCCCAGAATGTGGTGATTGCAATGTCTGGCATTGCCAAGGTTTTTGCTGGGGAAATTGTTGAGGAAG CATTAGATGTTTGTGAGAAGTGGGGAGACACACCACCGCTGCAGCCCAAACATATGAGGGAAGCAGTGAGGAGGTTGAAGAGCCGAGACCAGATTCCTAACACCAAGTACAAGAACATTCTCTTTCACTGA